A genome region from Cystobacter fuscus DSM 2262 includes the following:
- a CDS encoding carotenoid biosynthesis protein, producing the protein MDEQEQQRTSGGGRDPALVRLRLCWIFAALWLLFFLGSTVPAGSDGGGVAFGLQALCTVLFVVTHASLSNGWRGTGLFLVFAVAVAFVLEASSIATGFPFGFFVHNATGLKLLGVPPLVAISYAFLGWLAWTLARLLVRQHPCDTGGFNRFTTPLVASFILTGYDFTFDPIVTTVLGGASYRSPSGYFGVPLTNFLGWMFTGWVFFQLFALVESRFPPNRAAVTRASYWLLPCFIWAVSAVQYPIKFAFAPAGSVTVAGRTFVTADVYESAVVASLLTLVFTAVTAAFRVGAIVPREKPSVPQLESPTA; encoded by the coding sequence ATGGACGAGCAAGAACAACAGCGGACGAGCGGTGGCGGCCGAGACCCGGCGCTGGTTAGACTGAGACTGTGTTGGATTTTCGCGGCGCTCTGGCTCCTGTTCTTCCTGGGGTCGACCGTTCCGGCGGGCTCGGATGGCGGAGGAGTCGCATTCGGTCTGCAGGCCCTGTGCACCGTGCTGTTCGTCGTGACCCACGCCTCCCTTTCCAACGGCTGGAGGGGGACCGGACTCTTCTTGGTGTTCGCCGTGGCCGTCGCCTTCGTGCTCGAGGCGAGCAGCATCGCCACGGGCTTCCCGTTCGGCTTCTTCGTGCACAACGCCACGGGTCTCAAGTTGCTGGGCGTGCCGCCCCTTGTGGCGATCAGCTATGCGTTTCTCGGCTGGTTGGCCTGGACCCTGGCCCGGCTCCTCGTGCGACAACACCCTTGCGACACCGGGGGATTCAATCGCTTCACCACGCCCCTGGTCGCGAGCTTCATCCTCACCGGCTACGACTTTACCTTCGATCCGATTGTCACGACCGTCCTCGGGGGGGCTTCCTACCGCTCTCCCAGCGGCTATTTCGGCGTGCCTCTGACGAACTTCCTGGGCTGGATGTTCACCGGTTGGGTGTTCTTCCAGCTCTTCGCGCTGGTCGAGAGCCGATTCCCCCCGAACCGCGCGGCCGTGACCCGGGCGAGCTACTGGCTGTTGCCTTGCTTCATCTGGGCCGTGAGCGCGGTCCAATACCCGATCAAATTCGCCTTCGCGCCCGCGGGGAGCGTGACCGTGGCCGGGCGCACTTTTGTCACGGCCGATGTCTATGAATCGGCGGTGGTGGCCTCGCTGCTCACCCTGGTATTCACCGCGGTCACCGCCGCCTTCCGGGTTGGCGCGATCGTGCCGCGCGAAAAGCCGTCAGTCCCTCAGTTGGAGTCCCCCACGGCTTGA
- a CDS encoding FAD-dependent monooxygenase — MTNSTTPRRRVLVVGLGISGIATAIRLHKLGWEPVLIERAPERRKGGYFIGLFGTGKASASRLGVLDTLVDRNSPMMATYEIDRANHRTKGMSFVDAPGAPLPLLRGDVENSLFDALPKEVEVRFATVPTRIEQDERGVDVTLTHKTSGTSTTERFDLVVGADGMRSTVRQLVFGPHEDFLHPLNYMIAACVLRNPVQGYATHEGLVLAEAGRSAWVFPFANHNPTLLFSYRVEDVAAQFRGRPIDSLRKAYGPEKPGSVLSHLLNEFEAADERLFDSTNHVRMPSWHKGRVVLVGDSAWCLTLYSGMGVSTGLAGGELLGNMLEKHPDDLERALSQWEAKLRPFVENMQRDSLKSRQLFTPANEAQRVVRAVGIRLMSNRVVGPLVRKVMRDRDLQTKTIDIVAQ; from the coding sequence ATGACGAACTCCACGACACCTCGTCGTCGCGTCCTGGTTGTTGGACTCGGCATCAGCGGCATCGCCACGGCCATCCGGCTTCACAAGCTCGGCTGGGAGCCCGTGCTCATCGAGCGGGCACCCGAGCGCCGCAAGGGCGGCTACTTCATTGGCCTGTTCGGTACCGGCAAGGCGTCGGCCAGTCGGCTCGGGGTGCTGGACACCCTGGTCGATCGCAACTCCCCGATGATGGCGACCTACGAGATTGACCGGGCCAATCATCGGACCAAGGGCATGTCCTTCGTGGACGCGCCCGGCGCGCCGCTCCCGCTGCTGCGCGGTGACGTGGAGAATTCCTTGTTCGATGCGTTGCCCAAGGAGGTGGAGGTCCGCTTCGCGACGGTCCCCACCCGCATCGAGCAGGACGAGCGCGGGGTGGACGTCACGCTGACCCACAAGACGAGCGGGACGAGCACGACCGAACGCTTCGACCTCGTGGTGGGCGCGGACGGCATGCGCTCGACCGTCCGGCAGCTCGTCTTTGGTCCGCACGAGGACTTCCTCCACCCGCTCAACTACATGATCGCCGCCTGCGTCCTACGCAATCCCGTGCAGGGCTACGCCACGCACGAAGGGCTGGTCCTGGCCGAGGCGGGACGGTCGGCGTGGGTGTTTCCCTTCGCGAACCACAACCCCACCCTGCTCTTCTCCTACCGCGTCGAGGACGTGGCCGCGCAGTTCCGCGGCCGTCCCATCGACTCGCTGCGCAAGGCGTACGGCCCGGAAAAGCCGGGGTCGGTGCTGAGCCATCTGCTCAATGAGTTCGAGGCCGCGGACGAGCGTCTGTTCGACTCGACCAACCATGTCCGCATGCCGAGCTGGCACAAGGGGCGGGTCGTGCTGGTGGGCGACTCCGCGTGGTGCTTGACCCTGTACTCGGGCATGGGCGTGTCGACCGGTCTGGCCGGGGGAGAGCTGCTGGGCAACATGCTGGAGAAGCACCCGGACGACCTGGAACGAGCGCTGTCGCAGTGGGAGGCGAAGCTGCGCCCGTTCGTCGAGAACATGCAGCGCGACTCGCTGAAGTCGAGGCAGCTCTTCACTCCCGCCAACGAGGCGCAGCGGGTCGTTCGCGCGGTGGGCATCCGCCTCATGAGCAATCGCGTGGTGGGCCCGCTCGTCAGGAAAGTGATGCGCGACAGGGACCTCCAAACGAAGACAATCGACATCGTCGCGCAGTAG
- a CDS encoding AraC family transcriptional regulator codes for MRRTPQHSPPHLLTLDAMGAGGLPLRVIRIPGQRPVIPPGPLVSTFFMIFVLTAGRGRARLLEPLEVHEGDIHLVPPGMEHQPLEMGNLEGWLVGFEPLLLRSLGPEWLPEPPRNRGAVKPTPAQSLFVRGLLRLRPGQARWERIVHRVAELEAELREARWGAENATYAWFVLLVTELLRELQEHAPLAPAMSGGLVHDALAFIEAHCLRPLSLQDVAAAVGCTPSHLANVIRKETGLTVGDWLREHRMVEARRRLLDTEASVESIAGQVGYTDVTHFIRTFRRVHARTPRAWREQHRR; via the coding sequence ATGCGTCGCACGCCTCAGCACTCGCCTCCCCATCTCCTCACCCTGGACGCGATGGGCGCCGGCGGCCTGCCCTTGCGTGTCATTCGCATTCCAGGGCAGCGGCCCGTGATTCCGCCCGGGCCACTCGTCTCGACCTTCTTCATGATCTTCGTGTTGACGGCGGGAAGGGGGCGAGCCCGTCTCCTGGAGCCGCTCGAGGTCCATGAGGGGGACATCCACCTCGTCCCCCCGGGCATGGAGCACCAGCCCCTCGAGATGGGCAACCTCGAGGGATGGCTCGTGGGCTTCGAACCGCTGCTGCTCCGCTCGCTCGGACCGGAGTGGTTGCCAGAACCGCCTCGAAACCGTGGAGCGGTGAAGCCCACTCCCGCTCAAAGCCTCTTCGTCCGGGGACTGCTCCGGCTGCGGCCCGGACAAGCGCGGTGGGAGCGAATCGTGCACCGGGTGGCCGAGCTGGAGGCCGAGCTGCGAGAAGCCCGGTGGGGCGCGGAGAACGCGACGTACGCCTGGTTCGTCCTGCTGGTCACGGAGCTCCTGCGCGAGTTGCAGGAGCACGCGCCTCTCGCGCCGGCCATGAGCGGCGGGCTCGTGCACGATGCGCTCGCCTTCATCGAGGCGCACTGCTTGCGGCCCCTCTCGCTCCAGGACGTCGCGGCGGCGGTGGGGTGCACGCCCTCGCACCTGGCCAACGTCATCCGCAAGGAGACGGGGCTGACGGTGGGTGACTGGCTGCGCGAGCACCGCATGGTCGAGGCCCGGCGGCGCCTGCTGGACACGGAAGCCAGTGTCGAGAGCATCGCGGGCCAGGTGGGCTACACCGACGTCACCCATTTCATCCGCACCTTCCGGCGCGTCCACGCCAGGACCCCCCGGGCCTGGCGAGAGCAGCACCGCCGCTGA
- a CDS encoding CAP domain-containing protein, with product MRHLSSLGPFRMLCLVAATAVQSSACVGEVREGDEVDSGVNAPGNAEPGSQLQDAGPGSQLPDAGPDAGIPDAGSPPSCSNITGDRATQVCLRWKCDRADLSEGTWSGAVNGCIAGDLGASARANSLRLINLYRFLAELPAVTTDATRNQKAQECALMMDANNSLNHSPPSSWSCYTSGGAEAAGKSNICSGRAVGCIDLYMSDSGNATTLGHRRWFLSNQLGSVGIGGTTGGSCHWVIGGSGSANRAWTAWPPPGPVPLGAIHIPGKSSVDVTGWSVQTYASSANLASAQVTVTDNGQPAPVTVTQLLANYGSAYAIRFNPQGWTTQAGHTYAVTITAPGLTNPIRYTVQPVNCP from the coding sequence ATGCGCCACCTCTCAAGCCTGGGCCCGTTCCGGATGTTGTGCCTCGTCGCCGCCACCGCGGTGCAGTCCTCCGCCTGCGTGGGGGAAGTCCGAGAAGGAGACGAGGTGGACAGCGGAGTCAACGCGCCCGGAAACGCGGAGCCGGGCTCGCAGCTTCAGGATGCGGGGCCGGGCTCACAGCTTCCGGATGCGGGGCCGGACGCGGGGATTCCGGATGCGGGCTCCCCCCCCTCCTGCTCGAACATCACCGGCGATCGCGCCACCCAGGTGTGTCTGCGCTGGAAGTGTGACCGCGCGGACCTCTCCGAGGGCACCTGGAGCGGAGCCGTGAACGGGTGCATCGCGGGCGACCTGGGGGCGAGCGCCCGCGCCAACTCGCTGCGGCTCATCAACCTCTACCGCTTCCTCGCCGAGCTGCCCGCGGTGACCACCGATGCGACGCGCAATCAGAAGGCCCAGGAGTGCGCGCTCATGATGGACGCCAACAACAGCCTGAATCACAGTCCGCCCTCCAGCTGGAGCTGCTACACCTCCGGTGGCGCGGAGGCCGCTGGCAAGAGCAACATCTGCTCGGGCCGGGCCGTGGGCTGCATCGACCTGTACATGTCGGACTCCGGCAACGCGACCACGCTCGGCCATCGCCGCTGGTTCCTCTCCAATCAGCTCGGGTCGGTGGGGATTGGAGGAACGACAGGAGGCTCGTGCCACTGGGTCATCGGCGGCAGCGGGAGTGCCAACCGCGCCTGGACCGCCTGGCCACCGCCGGGCCCCGTCCCCCTCGGTGCCATCCACATCCCGGGGAAGAGCTCGGTCGATGTCACCGGGTGGTCCGTACAGACCTACGCGTCCAGCGCCAACCTCGCGAGCGCGCAGGTCACCGTCACGGACAACGGGCAGCCCGCTCCGGTCACCGTGACGCAGTTGCTCGCGAACTACGGCTCCGCCTACGCCATCCGCTTCAACCCCCAGGGCTGGACCACACAGGCGGGCCATACCTATGCGGTGACCATCACCGCGCCGGGACTGACCAACCCCATCCGCTACACCGTGCAGCCGGTGAACTGCCCCTAG
- a CDS encoding HAD family hydrolase: MLKAVIYDLDDTLFPARSVPEEAARPMLTALREVLEGCGELKAARIADIMEQVWDRPLDEIARLHGLSAEVLDRLGGLFAGFRLNCELMPYPDIQIIEQVPGLRILVTTGFRRLQESKIECLGIAHYFDRIIVDALGEPERKGKQAIFREFLEACRLRPEEVVVLGDNPHSEIDAGNKLGIPTVQILRGRKQAAASASFHVEDLARFLRWLETRGMCPPSSPMSNGR; encoded by the coding sequence ATGTTGAAAGCAGTCATCTACGACCTGGACGACACGCTGTTTCCGGCGCGGAGCGTTCCCGAAGAAGCGGCCAGACCGATGCTCACCGCGCTGCGGGAAGTTCTCGAGGGTTGCGGTGAATTGAAGGCCGCGCGGATCGCCGACATCATGGAGCAGGTATGGGATCGTCCTCTCGACGAGATCGCCAGGCTCCATGGTCTCTCGGCGGAAGTCCTGGACAGGCTCGGAGGTCTGTTCGCGGGATTTCGCTTGAACTGCGAGCTGATGCCCTATCCTGACATTCAAATCATCGAACAGGTCCCCGGGTTGCGCATCCTCGTCACGACGGGATTCCGGCGCCTGCAAGAGAGCAAGATAGAATGTCTTGGGATTGCTCATTACTTCGACCGCATCATCGTCGATGCCCTCGGTGAGCCCGAGCGCAAAGGGAAGCAGGCGATCTTCCGCGAGTTCCTCGAAGCCTGTCGATTGAGACCAGAGGAGGTCGTCGTTCTGGGAGACAATCCCCATTCGGAGATAGACGCCGGGAACAAACTGGGAATACCGACCGTACAAATCCTGCGGGGGCGGAAGCAGGCCGCGGCCTCCGCGTCGTTCCATGTGGAGGACCTGGCCAGGTTCCTGCGGTGGCTCGAGACGCGCGGCATGTGCCCTCCTTCATCGCCCATGAGCAACGGACGGTGA
- a CDS encoding DUF4265 domain-containing protein: MTGTSTAQHVKILFRLEQDEDGYPPVSAETLWAITMDENLYKLDNIPFFATGIAVEDVVRAELEAGQLLYKEVVHPSGHSTFRVVVYNHDEVPEVRETFKQLGCLTEQSHLRGLIAIDVPPSVSWDELKRVLNTGREQDRWDYEEACLARS, encoded by the coding sequence ATGACAGGGACATCAACCGCTCAACACGTCAAGATCCTCTTCCGTCTCGAGCAGGATGAGGATGGGTATCCTCCCGTCAGTGCGGAAACGCTCTGGGCCATCACGATGGATGAAAATCTCTACAAGCTCGACAACATTCCCTTCTTCGCGACGGGCATTGCCGTGGAGGACGTTGTCCGGGCGGAGCTGGAGGCGGGGCAGCTTCTCTACAAGGAGGTCGTCCACCCCTCGGGACACAGCACGTTCCGTGTCGTCGTGTACAATCACGACGAAGTTCCCGAAGTGCGTGAAACATTCAAGCAACTGGGCTGTTTGACGGAACAGAGCCACCTTCGAGGTCTGATTGCCATCGATGTGCCGCCCTCCGTCTCATGGGATGAATTGAAACGGGTGTTGAATACAGGCCGCGAGCAGGACCGCTGGGACTACGAAGAGGCCTGCCTGGCACGATCCTGA
- a CDS encoding HNH endonuclease, whose translation MRRGQHGAAIAKGGEGAPDNGQVLCRDCNIKKSDKEP comes from the coding sequence CTGCGCAGGGGTCAACACGGTGCCGCAATAGCAAAGGGAGGCGAAGGCGCGCCAGATAACGGCCAGGTCCTCTGCAGGGATTGCAATATCAAGAAGAGCGACAAAGAGCCGTGA
- a CDS encoding DUF2381 family protein, which yields MHPSSLYLFLSLALRHATPEATSSPPRSCPDRQRMDLSRQSAAQTPEICIHRGSLTGFVFDQPASVDLEEEVRFGSVLRGRSSISFIPPPDLAPGERLRLRVHFEKDPPEQGVTFMLVAHPEQVTHQIDVFHDQRSRASLWQELEEERARSQRLDEENQSLHGQLKAHGGLLRLFLNGELGFDELRKKVFGADKARSTESSLSMSDGVLFRSFHSVAVRLSVQNTGTEPWRVVKALLVANEGMPLEGIQFGPSQAILPGAVGSVFVEARAAAGAPLEGLTLTLSEEGPRSITVENLALP from the coding sequence ATGCACCCCTCCTCCCTGTATCTGTTTCTCTCGCTGGCGCTGCGACACGCGACTCCCGAGGCGACATCGAGCCCCCCACGTTCTTGTCCGGACAGGCAGCGCATGGATTTGTCACGACAGTCCGCCGCGCAGACGCCGGAGATCTGCATCCACCGCGGCAGTCTGACGGGCTTCGTCTTCGACCAACCCGCTTCGGTCGACCTGGAAGAGGAAGTCCGCTTCGGCAGTGTGCTTCGGGGACGAAGCAGTATCAGCTTCATTCCTCCACCGGATCTGGCTCCGGGCGAGCGGTTGCGGCTCAGAGTGCACTTCGAGAAGGACCCTCCCGAGCAAGGCGTGACCTTCATGCTGGTCGCCCACCCGGAACAGGTGACCCATCAGATCGATGTGTTCCATGACCAGCGTTCCCGGGCATCGCTCTGGCAGGAACTCGAGGAGGAACGAGCGAGGAGTCAACGTCTGGACGAGGAGAACCAATCCCTTCACGGACAATTGAAGGCGCATGGAGGGCTGCTGAGGCTCTTCCTCAACGGAGAACTGGGTTTCGACGAACTCCGCAAGAAGGTGTTCGGTGCTGACAAGGCCAGGAGCACGGAGAGCTCCCTGTCCATGTCGGATGGGGTGCTCTTCCGCTCGTTCCACAGCGTGGCCGTGCGGCTCTCCGTCCAGAACACCGGGACGGAACCGTGGAGAGTGGTGAAAGCGCTGTTGGTGGCGAACGAAGGGATGCCGCTGGAAGGCATCCAATTTGGCCCCTCACAAGCCATTCTCCCCGGAGCGGTTGGTTCCGTCTTCGTCGAGGCGAGGGCCGCGGCGGGAGCCCCGCTCGAGGGTCTCACCCTGACGCTGAGCGAAGAGGGACCGCGCTCCATCACCGTGGAGAACCTCGCCCTTCCCTGA
- a CDS encoding serine/threonine protein kinase: protein MSVERGEQDGGGWRGNEPAPGTQVAGFTLQECLATGSSGSVYRAERGGRRFALKLVPMGIWGEREVDALRRVRHTSVVGLLGYGQWPEDKPRFLVLALEWVDGPPLDVWARENRCTAEQLARQVLRPVVEALGQVHAAGVVHRDVKEANILMRREDGRPVLVDFGSARYEGAPRLTMRLPPGTPEYRSPEIVRFAREWEGERYDAQPADDWWALGVTLYVLLTRTLPFGDRHGPLTRTILEHTPEPPHVRNPRVPQALGELCLRMLEKAPEARYADAQALARAVDEALARADDTWRVPLFAEEPVRPVSEPPRALAAPVPPATSGRSRALLLSLFAALVLPPGPQPLPSEARAITPRTGLPMSLPPHEAGFRQELADTSKTAEVGPRAELLESPPPAPANATHREEEPMRKSHPGRSLIKSTLVSAACVSAGCASAPPPRPRPSPECPPGHQETLKRFGFERRDWNRISMIPLDRIITGDTTITVQEGPYTTAVIASQWQEIPPLTKLYGELFFEGDRVHGYFTRIILHTGESLPVCIRLAAEYDRRGVPMKPGSRPGKAVITALQYVETVSHFAY from the coding sequence ATGTCCGTCGAACGCGGCGAACAGGATGGGGGTGGGTGGAGGGGGAACGAGCCCGCTCCGGGCACCCAGGTGGCGGGGTTCACCCTCCAGGAGTGTCTGGCCACGGGCAGCTCGGGCAGCGTGTATCGGGCCGAGCGCGGAGGGAGACGCTTCGCCCTCAAGCTGGTGCCCATGGGGATATGGGGCGAGCGCGAGGTGGATGCGCTGCGCCGGGTGCGGCACACCTCGGTGGTGGGGCTGCTGGGCTATGGCCAGTGGCCCGAGGACAAGCCGCGCTTCCTGGTGCTCGCCCTGGAGTGGGTGGACGGCCCGCCGCTGGATGTCTGGGCAAGGGAGAACCGGTGTACCGCGGAGCAACTGGCGCGGCAGGTGCTGCGTCCCGTGGTGGAAGCCCTGGGGCAGGTGCATGCTGCGGGGGTGGTGCACCGGGACGTGAAGGAGGCCAACATCCTCATGCGCCGGGAGGACGGGCGGCCGGTGCTGGTGGACTTCGGCTCGGCCCGCTACGAGGGGGCCCCACGCCTGACGATGCGGCTGCCGCCGGGCACGCCCGAGTACCGCAGCCCGGAGATCGTGCGCTTCGCCCGGGAGTGGGAAGGAGAGCGCTATGACGCCCAGCCCGCGGATGATTGGTGGGCCCTGGGAGTCACCCTCTATGTCCTGCTCACGCGCACCCTGCCCTTCGGAGACCGGCACGGGCCCCTGACGCGCACCATCCTCGAGCACACGCCGGAGCCGCCCCACGTGCGCAATCCCCGCGTCCCCCAGGCCCTGGGGGAGCTGTGCCTGCGCATGCTGGAGAAGGCACCCGAGGCCCGGTACGCCGACGCCCAGGCGCTCGCGCGCGCCGTGGACGAGGCCCTCGCCCGGGCCGACGACACCTGGCGGGTGCCGCTCTTCGCCGAGGAGCCGGTGCGACCGGTTTCCGAGCCGCCCCGCGCCCTGGCGGCGCCCGTCCCCCCGGCCACGTCCGGGAGGAGCCGCGCCCTGCTCCTGAGCCTGTTCGCGGCGCTGGTCCTCCCACCAGGCCCCCAGCCTCTTCCCTCGGAGGCGCGGGCCATCACCCCACGCACTGGGTTGCCCATGTCCCTCCCGCCACACGAGGCCGGGTTCCGCCAGGAATTGGCAGACACCTCGAAGACGGCCGAAGTTGGTCCACGCGCGGAACTTCTGGAGTCACCGCCCCCCGCGCCCGCCAACGCGACACACCGCGAGGAAGAACCGATGCGCAAATCCCATCCGGGCCGTTCCCTGATCAAATCCACCCTGGTCTCCGCCGCGTGTGTGAGCGCGGGGTGCGCGAGCGCGCCGCCCCCCCGACCCCGCCCCTCCCCCGAGTGCCCCCCGGGCCATCAAGAGACACTCAAGCGCTTCGGCTTCGAACGGCGTGACTGGAATCGGATCTCCATGATCCCGCTCGATCGCATCATCACAGGCGACACGACCATCACCGTTCAGGAAGGACCCTACACCACCGCGGTGATTGCCTCGCAATGGCAGGAAATCCCGCCTCTGACGAAGCTCTATGGGGAATTGTTCTTCGAAGGCGACCGGGTTCACGGCTACTTCACCCGAATCATCCTTCACACGGGTGAGAGCCTGCCGGTCTGCATTCGTCTGGCGGCGGAATACGACAGGAGGGGGGTCCCCATGAAACCCGGAAGCCGGCCAGGAAAGGCCGTCATCACCGCCTTGCAGTATGTGGAGACCGTGAGTCACTTCGCCTATTGA
- a CDS encoding alpha/beta fold hydrolase: MQRFVEVADGVSLWVETWGPEDAPAILLIMGANASGLAWPDELMALLSKRHRVIRYDHRDTGASTWAFDTKPYPITRLAEDAVAVLDALGISRAHVVGMSLGGLLVQLLLLDHPQRLLSATVFGIPALGGTPALADGPAPIPIDEGLLEFWSHMFEPRDLEAELDWRVENWRRLHGRVLPFDAEEYRALERRIIRHAGRHDNPGAHARASTTGLERGAELAHVTVPTLVIATPEDPINPAPNARHLAANLPHSTLVTLEGMGHALPRVLVPALAAALLGHLEAVERGAGG; the protein is encoded by the coding sequence ATGCAACGCTTCGTCGAAGTCGCCGACGGGGTCTCTCTTTGGGTCGAGACCTGGGGACCGGAAGACGCTCCCGCCATCCTGCTCATCATGGGAGCCAATGCCTCGGGCCTGGCCTGGCCGGACGAGCTCATGGCGCTGCTCTCCAAGCGGCACCGGGTCATCCGCTATGATCACCGGGACACCGGGGCCTCCACCTGGGCCTTCGACACGAAGCCCTATCCCATCACCCGGCTGGCCGAGGACGCCGTGGCCGTGCTCGATGCGCTCGGCATCTCCCGGGCGCACGTCGTGGGCATGTCGCTGGGTGGCCTGCTCGTGCAACTGCTACTGCTCGACCATCCCCAGCGGCTGCTCAGCGCGACCGTCTTCGGCATCCCCGCCCTCGGTGGCACGCCAGCGCTCGCGGACGGCCCGGCGCCCATCCCCATCGACGAGGGACTGCTCGAGTTCTGGAGCCACATGTTCGAGCCGCGCGACCTCGAGGCGGAGCTCGACTGGCGGGTGGAGAACTGGCGGAGGCTCCACGGGCGGGTGCTGCCCTTCGACGCGGAGGAGTACCGCGCGCTCGAGCGCCGCATCATCCGCCACGCCGGCCGGCACGACAACCCGGGCGCCCACGCGCGCGCCAGCACCACCGGCCTGGAGCGCGGCGCGGAGCTGGCCCACGTCACCGTGCCCACGCTCGTCATCGCCACCCCGGAGGATCCCATCAATCCGGCGCCCAACGCGCGGCACCTGGCGGCGAACCTGCCCCACTCGACGCTCGTGACCCTCGAGGGCATGGGCCATGCGCTTCCCCGCGTCCTCGTGCCCGCGCTCGCGGCGGCGCTCCTGGGGCATCTCGAGGCCGTGGAGCGCGGGGCCGGCGGGTAG
- the rho gene encoding transcription termination factor Rho: MSETDNRDPSELPSPMAARADAQDVDDGDDEGDEGPDDGEGSASPGQPAGGPPGPGGRRRRRRRRRRGAQVLFTPEGQAYRMVAGPDGQPQQVFLTPQELQQYQQRLAQQQQQGQQHHGQQAPQHAPQQHHGERQQRPPPVSAQPSLAPVEGVLDTEAKGPNAYLRQLKRNLLPSPDDAEIPKNLVQKLRLRPGQYLNAFAQMKGNKGIIQRVEQADGRPLDLMSRLPHFADLTSVDPSERIKLENGHREMVTRVLDLVSPIGKGQRALIVAPPKTGKTIMLQRIAQAVVANHPEIHLMVLLIDERPEEVTDMRRNIKAEVLASSSDRPTGDHLKIAELALERARRLVEGGKDVMILLDSITRLARAYNKEVDNSGRTLSGGVDSRALERPKRIFGAARATEEAGSLTIVGTALIDTGSRMDEVIFEEFKGTGNSEVTLDRFLAEKRIFPAVNIGQSGTRKEEKLFGHKEYEKVKKMRQMLFAVKPVEAMEALVKRLSRYTYNDEFLEEL; encoded by the coding sequence ATGAGCGAAACCGATAACCGCGATCCCTCCGAGCTCCCCTCCCCCATGGCCGCCCGCGCCGACGCGCAGGACGTGGATGACGGTGATGACGAGGGCGACGAGGGACCCGATGACGGCGAGGGCTCGGCCTCGCCTGGACAGCCCGCGGGCGGCCCGCCCGGACCGGGTGGCCGCCGCCGCCGCCGCCGCCGCCGCCGTCGGGGAGCCCAGGTGCTCTTCACCCCCGAAGGACAGGCCTACCGCATGGTGGCCGGTCCGGACGGCCAGCCCCAGCAGGTGTTCCTCACACCGCAGGAGTTGCAGCAGTACCAGCAGCGCCTGGCACAGCAGCAACAGCAGGGCCAGCAGCACCACGGACAGCAGGCGCCCCAGCACGCCCCGCAGCAGCACCACGGGGAGCGGCAGCAGAGGCCCCCGCCGGTGTCCGCCCAGCCCTCGCTCGCCCCGGTGGAAGGGGTGCTCGACACCGAGGCCAAGGGGCCCAACGCCTACCTGCGCCAGCTCAAGCGCAACCTGTTGCCCTCTCCGGATGACGCGGAGATTCCCAAGAACCTGGTGCAGAAGCTGCGCTTGCGCCCGGGGCAGTACCTCAATGCCTTCGCCCAGATGAAGGGCAACAAGGGCATCATCCAGCGCGTGGAGCAGGCGGATGGCCGCCCGTTGGACCTGATGAGCCGCCTGCCGCACTTCGCCGACCTCACGTCCGTGGACCCCTCCGAGCGCATCAAGCTGGAGAACGGCCATCGGGAGATGGTGACGCGGGTGTTGGACCTGGTCTCGCCCATCGGCAAGGGGCAGCGCGCGCTCATCGTGGCGCCGCCCAAGACGGGCAAGACCATCATGCTGCAGCGCATTGCCCAGGCGGTGGTGGCCAACCATCCGGAGATCCACCTCATGGTGCTGCTCATCGACGAGCGCCCCGAGGAGGTGACGGACATGCGCCGCAACATCAAGGCCGAGGTGCTGGCGTCCAGCTCGGACCGGCCCACGGGCGATCACCTGAAGATCGCCGAGCTGGCGCTGGAGCGGGCGCGGCGCCTGGTGGAGGGAGGCAAGGACGTGATGATCCTCCTGGACTCCATCACCCGGCTGGCGCGCGCCTACAACAAGGAAGTGGACAACTCGGGACGCACGCTGTCGGGCGGCGTGGACAGCCGCGCGCTGGAGCGCCCCAAGCGCATCTTCGGCGCGGCGCGCGCCACCGAGGAGGCGGGCAGCCTCACCATCGTGGGCACGGCGCTCATCGACACCGGCAGCCGCATGGACGAGGTCATCTTCGAGGAGTTCAAGGGCACGGGTAACTCCGAAGTCACCCTGGACCGGTTCCTCGCGGAGAAGCGCATCTTCCCGGCGGTCAACATCGGCCAGTCGGGCACGCGCAAGGAAGAGAAGCTCTTCGGCCACAAGGAATACGAGAAGGTGAAGAAGATGCGCCAGATGCTCTTCGCGGTGAAGCCCGTGGAGGCCATGGAGGCGCTCGTCAAGCGGCTCAGCCGCTACACCTACAACGACGAGTTCCTCGAGGAGTTGTGA